Proteins encoded together in one Mercenaria mercenaria strain notata chromosome 18, MADL_Memer_1, whole genome shotgun sequence window:
- the LOC123545113 gene encoding uncharacterized protein LOC123545113 gives MFFPCISELKDDLATFYSNRYSTIPLSPLFEEHDIPLADFYILPEMNFIEKKKPAGEETKTPVKSLSDLFQSAKISEIYLSADAGFGKTAFSKYLAITWCQARRPETKCTKYFNEDVIKAMLGFEFLFLVLLRDSSDDCSIDDLIMNQIMQNLSRDFAVTKDLLQEILHRERHLVILDGLDEWIHPEKKCAKVPKTNPHRNARETCVILTTTRPWKLGVLNLKTSEIGKKVELVKLTSESAQTLEERAISKIKNLDIAEAKLLAKQLNKKVKENKLEDLESVPLLTMYLICLWCDNIPLGQSKCGLYASIIELLLSRTISKHPEVELTCEPSQSDIPQCFSEHELCTKYSIYLKALGKLAFETLFSETKESTLVFSKSVADKYLSPNYLKLSLDSGILTQSTEKTLTKQISKCSFSHKTIQEFFCALYISCQNESDVKEIFLKECKSLQSILDMSTVLVFISGMNAETISSISRNFMSVISEDTRTSEYRTTTGEIFSSGCEPLKDIQDMYISCMKANTSDKELKICCQDFFFSEDFGEEKYFKHLARLAGHNKTNMASINIDTYYSRFYVNLSVVVHCTNCSRSIKYTAGVAVNRRYVLNCLTSRRDVSLLHRRVILGAVKCWKHYRIILCYKQFISTISR, from the coding sequence atgttttttccCTGTATTTCAGAGCTGAAAGACGATTTGGCAACCTTCTACTCAAACAGATACAGTACAATACCACTGTCACCGCTATTCGAGGAGCACGACATTCCACTTGCAGATTTTTacattttgcctgaaatgaatttcattgaaaagaaaaagCCAGCTGGGGAAGAGACTAAAACTCCAGTTAAATCGTTGTCGGACTTATTCCAGTCTGcaaaaatttctgaaatatatttatcCGCAGATGCTGGATTTGGGAaaactgcattttcaaaatatcttgctATCACGTGGTGCCAGGCTCGTCGACCCGAAACTAAATGCACAAAGTACTTCAACGAAGATGTGATAAAGGCCATGCTTGgttttgagtttttgtttcttgtgttATTGCGGGATTCTTCTGATGATTGTAGCATTGATGATTTGATAATGAACCAAATTATGCAAAATTTGTCTCGGGATTTTGCAGTGACAAAAGATTTACTTCAGGAGATTTTGCATCGCGAACGACATCTTGTAATattagatggtttagacgagtggattcATCCCGAAAAGAAATGTGCAAAAGTGCCCAAAACGAACCCTCATCGTAATGCACGTGAAACATGTGTAATCCTAACCACGACAAGACCTTGGAAATTAGGTGTGTTGAATCTTAAAACTAGTGAAATAGGTAAGAAAGTGGAACTAGTAAAACTAACCTCTGAGTCAGCACAGACATTAGAGGAAAGGgcgatttcaaaaataaagaatcTGGATATTGCTGAAGCAAAACTCCTGGCCAAACAGTTGaataaaaaagtcaaagaaaataAACTCGAGGATTTGGAATCCGTTCCCCTTCTTACGATGTATCTCATTTGTTTATGGTGTGACAATATTCCACTAGGACAGTCAAAGTGCGGACTATATGCAAGCATTATTGAACTCCTGCTGTCAAGAACGATAAGCAAACATCCCGAAGTGGAACTAACGTGCGAACCCTCCCAGAGTGATATCCCACAATGCTTCAGTGAACATGAACTTTGTACTAAATACAGCATATATCTGAAAGCTTTAGGAAAATTAGCATTTGAAACATTATTCAGTGAAACAAAGGAGAGCACTCTTGTTTTCAGTAAGTCAGTGGCTGATAAGTATCTGTcaccaaattatttgaaattaagtctTGACTCGGGAATATTAACACAAAGTACAGAAAAGACACtaacaaaacaaatttctaaaTGTTCGTTCTCGCACAAAacaatacaagaatttttttgtgcattgtacattagctgtcaaaatgaaagtgaTGTCAAAGAAATCTTTCTGAAGGAATGTAAAAGTTTGCAAAGTATTCTAGACATGTCGACAGTGCTAGTTTTCATCAGCGGAATGAATGCAGAGACCATTTCTTCAATATCTCGTAATTTCATGTCAGTGATCAGTGAAGATACGAGAACGAGCGAATACAGAACTACGACTGGTGAGATTTTTAGTTCGGGCTGTGAACCTCTGAAAGACATAcaagacatgtacatttcttgtatGAAAGCAAACACGAGCGATAAGGAACTCAAAATTTGCtgtcaagattttttctttagtGAAGATTTTGGAGAAGAAAAATACTTTAAGCATCTAGCACGGCTCGCGGGACACAATAAAACAAACATGGCGTCAATAAATATCGACACATACTATAGTCGTTTTTACGTGAATTTATCGGTTGTTGTGCATTGCACGAACTGTTCCAGATCAATAAAATATACTGCCGGGGTCGCGGTGAACAGACGCTACGTTCTGAACTGTTTAACAAGTCGCCGAGATGTCTCACTGTTACATCGCAGGGTGATTCTTGGAGCCGTGAAATGTTGGAAACATTACAGAATAATTCTCTGTTACAAGCAATTTATATCGACGATTTCGAGATGA